A genomic window from Verrucomicrobiota bacterium includes:
- a CDS encoding DUF1080 domain-containing protein gives MKALLSLLLSLLLATPSLAGELAASQADWYEQYKSQPNAPLPEEMLLNTDPEPAWEGEGFQSLFNGKDLSGWVAYGGDGTFEATPEGILGTCVPDSPSTYLSTERADFQNFVFSCEVKWLVNGNTGIQFRSQTRQDKKGRQVVFGPQAEMEEAKERPRGWSGGIFGQSCGGYLYPLWLQAHEEARGAIRRDEWNRITIQAQGQVMKTWVNGLPAAHWVDQEDRFPRGFFSLQVHSGAQGTILFRDPRVKELP, from the coding sequence ATGAAAGCCCTCCTCTCTCTTCTTCTCTCCCTACTTCTTGCCACGCCCAGCTTGGCGGGAGAATTGGCCGCCTCCCAGGCCGACTGGTATGAGCAATACAAGAGCCAACCCAACGCGCCCCTGCCTGAAGAGATGCTCTTGAATACCGATCCGGAGCCCGCTTGGGAAGGGGAAGGCTTCCAGTCGCTCTTCAATGGCAAGGATCTCAGCGGGTGGGTGGCCTACGGAGGGGACGGCACCTTTGAAGCCACCCCGGAGGGCATACTCGGGACCTGCGTGCCCGATTCGCCCAGCACCTATCTCTCGACTGAGCGGGCGGACTTCCAGAATTTCGTCTTTAGCTGCGAGGTCAAATGGCTTGTCAATGGCAACACCGGGATCCAGTTCCGGTCTCAGACGCGCCAGGACAAAAAAGGGAGGCAGGTCGTTTTCGGCCCCCAAGCCGAGATGGAAGAGGCCAAAGAACGCCCTCGAGGCTGGTCGGGCGGCATTTTTGGGCAGAGCTGCGGAGGCTACCTCTACCCGCTTTGGCTGCAAGCGCACGAAGAGGCGCGCGGGGCCATTCGGCGAGACGAATGGAATCGCATCACCATCCAGGCCCAAGGGCAGGTCATGAAGACTTGGGTCAATGGCCTTCCCGCCGCCCACTGGGTGGATCAAGAAGACCGCTTTCCCCGGGGCTTCTTCTCCCTCCAAGTCCACAGCGGCGCCCAAGGCACCATCCTCTTCCGCGACCCCCGGGTGAAGGAGCTTCCCTAA
- a CDS encoding Gfo/Idh/MocA family oxidoreductase, producing the protein MKTLSRRKFLQTAALTGGSLPLFHVGAAGQFSKSKLNIGLIGAGGIAKTAFGDCKNENVIAIAEVDDVTGQIGYEAFPQAKRYRDFRRMFDAHDKELDLVIVSTPDHTHFVATYAAMERGIAVQTQKPLTHNLWQARTLAKAAEKFPVQTVMGNQGHNFDGMRKIREWYEAGLLGTVTEVHAWTNRTTRNNQNVGVTFPPQTIPSTLDWDLWLGPGPVVDYHETFCPKNWRWHWDFGSGGLGDIGCHTLEIPYYAMGLGYPTSVYMAPELDFSQEAGLKKPGKNSATYVYEFPATAARPAVKVFWYEGGRLPRLPEQDLGNGAKRPLAPNKEGGCLMIGDKNTLYSPGMRPTSPRILNNWRELQNNLPPQTVPRAIGNPVKEIIAAVKGDIQECGSKFAYSGPLTEVVLLGTLANRFQTTVEFDPQSMTFSDSRLNEFVKGPVRSGWEYGEGLI; encoded by the coding sequence ATGAAAACCCTCAGCCGCCGAAAGTTCCTCCAGACAGCCGCTCTCACCGGTGGCTCCCTTCCCCTCTTCCACGTGGGAGCTGCTGGCCAGTTTTCCAAATCGAAGCTCAACATCGGTCTCATCGGTGCCGGGGGAATCGCCAAAACGGCCTTCGGAGATTGCAAAAACGAGAATGTCATCGCCATCGCGGAGGTGGATGACGTGACCGGCCAAATCGGCTACGAAGCCTTCCCCCAAGCCAAACGCTACCGGGACTTTCGCCGGATGTTCGACGCGCATGACAAAGAACTCGATCTCGTGATCGTGAGCACGCCGGACCACACTCACTTCGTGGCTACCTACGCCGCCATGGAGCGTGGCATCGCCGTTCAAACCCAAAAGCCCCTCACCCACAACCTTTGGCAAGCCCGCACCCTCGCCAAAGCGGCCGAAAAGTTCCCGGTTCAGACCGTCATGGGCAACCAAGGCCACAACTTCGATGGCATGCGCAAAATCCGCGAGTGGTATGAAGCGGGCCTCCTCGGCACAGTCACCGAAGTCCACGCTTGGACCAATCGCACCACCCGCAACAACCAAAACGTCGGCGTCACCTTCCCGCCGCAAACGATTCCCAGCACCCTGGACTGGGACCTCTGGCTAGGGCCCGGCCCGGTCGTCGACTACCACGAAACCTTCTGCCCGAAGAACTGGCGTTGGCACTGGGACTTTGGCTCGGGAGGACTGGGGGACATCGGCTGCCACACCCTGGAAATCCCCTACTACGCCATGGGGCTCGGATACCCCACCTCCGTCTACATGGCCCCGGAACTCGATTTCAGCCAGGAAGCCGGACTGAAAAAGCCCGGTAAAAACTCGGCCACTTACGTCTACGAGTTCCCCGCTACCGCCGCCCGGCCGGCCGTGAAAGTCTTCTGGTATGAGGGCGGTCGCTTGCCGAGACTCCCCGAGCAAGATCTCGGAAATGGAGCCAAGCGACCCCTCGCACCCAACAAGGAAGGCGGCTGCCTCATGATTGGTGACAAAAACACCCTCTACTCACCAGGCATGCGCCCGACCAGTCCCCGGATCCTTAACAACTGGCGGGAACTCCAAAACAACCTCCCGCCGCAGACCGTCCCTCGCGCCATTGGCAACCCCGTGAAAGAAATCATCGCGGCCGTCAAAGGTGACATCCAGGAGTGTGGATCGAAGTTCGCTTACTCTGGACCCCTGACCGAAGTGGTGCTCTTGGGGACGCTCGCCAATCGCTTCCAGACCACCGTGGAATTCGATCCTCAAAGCATGACCTTCTCCGACTCGCGCTTGAACGAATTCGTGAAGGGCCCGGTTCGAAGCGGTTGGGAATACGGCGAAGGTTTGATCTGA
- a CDS encoding ThuA domain-containing protein, protein MKSLFLACLFLFLSWPNLVAAPIQALIIDGQNNHLVWPKSTIMMKQYLEETGLFEVTINRTRFTWRGEKREGKWLPLAGIPGTKDLPKSKPDPSFLPDFENYQVVISNFGNNAADWPEETQRAFEAYIEGGGGFVSVHAADNSFGKWKTYNEIIGVGGWGGRKGHLPGAYVYYTDDGEFVREEAPGKRVGAHGPGHEFPITVREPTHPIMRGLPTTWLSNKDECYADLRGPAENLTILATGKDQTEKGASEKHEPMLMVIHHGEGRTFHTTLGHDSIAFEGVGFITTFLRGTEWAATGQVTLPVPDDFPSAESTSTRSFTLKK, encoded by the coding sequence ATGAAAAGCCTCTTCCTTGCCTGCTTGTTCCTGTTTCTCAGCTGGCCCAACTTGGTGGCCGCTCCCATCCAGGCGCTCATCATCGACGGGCAGAACAATCATCTGGTGTGGCCCAAGTCGACCATCATGATGAAGCAGTATTTGGAGGAGACCGGGCTCTTCGAGGTGACGATCAACCGGACCCGCTTCACTTGGCGGGGCGAGAAGCGGGAGGGCAAGTGGCTCCCTCTAGCGGGCATCCCAGGAACCAAGGATCTCCCGAAATCCAAGCCCGATCCGAGCTTCCTCCCCGACTTTGAAAACTACCAGGTGGTCATTTCCAATTTCGGAAACAATGCCGCCGATTGGCCCGAAGAAACCCAGAGAGCCTTCGAGGCCTATATCGAAGGGGGAGGCGGCTTTGTTTCCGTCCACGCGGCCGACAACAGCTTCGGCAAGTGGAAGACCTACAACGAAATCATCGGTGTGGGAGGCTGGGGTGGCCGCAAGGGCCATCTGCCTGGAGCCTATGTCTACTACACAGACGACGGTGAATTCGTGCGAGAGGAAGCGCCCGGAAAACGGGTCGGGGCCCACGGGCCGGGACACGAGTTTCCCATTACGGTGCGCGAGCCCACCCATCCCATCATGCGGGGTCTCCCCACGACTTGGCTGAGCAACAAAGACGAGTGCTACGCCGATCTCCGGGGCCCGGCGGAAAACCTCACCATTTTGGCCACCGGCAAAGACCAGACGGAAAAGGGGGCCTCCGAGAAACACGAACCGATGTTGATGGTCATTCACCACGGGGAGGGGCGCACTTTTCACACGACGCTCGGTCACGATAGCATCGCCTTCGAAGGCGTGGGATTCATCACGACCTTTTTGCGCGGGACGGAGTGGGCGGCCACCGGACAAGTGACGCTGCCGGTCCCGGATGATTTTCCCTCCGCGGAAAGCACTTCGACCCGCTCTTTCACGCTCAAGAAATAA
- a CDS encoding sugar kinase, translating into MSLPIKDPSLCRYDCLSLGEVMLRLDPGEGRVQTARQFQAWEGGGEYNVARGLRRCFGLRTAIVTALADNPIGRLIEDFILQGGVDTTFIQWREYDGLGRSVRNGLNFTERGYGIRGAKGTPDRGHTAASQLQPGEVNWEHLFGTLGVRWFHTGGIYAALSGSTPEVVLEAVQVAKQHDTIVSYDLNYRPSLWKDFGGQGKCREVNRAIAPYVDVMIGNEEDFTACLGFEVEGLGPEPGQLEEESFRNMIAAAVAEFPNFQVVATTLRHAKTATLNEWSALLWHAGQFYDPVRKFQGEDALEILDRVGGGDSFASGLAYGFLTFNDPHQAVSYGCVHGALAMTTPGDTSMASLSEVEKLVSGGGARVER; encoded by the coding sequence ATGTCCCTTCCGATCAAAGACCCTTCCCTCTGTCGTTACGACTGCCTCTCGCTTGGGGAGGTGATGCTTCGCCTCGATCCCGGCGAGGGCCGCGTCCAGACCGCTCGTCAATTCCAGGCTTGGGAAGGAGGCGGGGAATACAATGTGGCCCGCGGACTGCGCCGCTGTTTTGGCTTGCGGACGGCCATCGTGACCGCCTTGGCAGACAATCCCATTGGACGGCTGATTGAGGATTTCATCCTGCAAGGGGGCGTGGACACCACTTTCATTCAATGGAGGGAGTATGATGGTTTGGGTCGCTCAGTGCGCAATGGCCTGAACTTTACCGAACGCGGCTACGGGATTCGCGGCGCGAAGGGGACGCCCGACCGCGGCCACACGGCCGCCAGCCAACTCCAGCCTGGGGAGGTCAATTGGGAACACCTCTTCGGCACGCTCGGCGTCCGCTGGTTCCACACCGGCGGGATTTATGCGGCGCTTTCCGGAAGCACGCCCGAGGTGGTGCTGGAGGCGGTCCAGGTCGCCAAACAACACGACACGATCGTGAGCTATGACCTCAATTACCGTCCCTCCCTCTGGAAAGACTTTGGGGGCCAGGGCAAGTGCCGCGAGGTCAATCGAGCGATTGCGCCCTACGTGGATGTCATGATTGGCAATGAGGAGGATTTCACCGCTTGCCTTGGCTTCGAGGTGGAGGGCTTGGGCCCCGAACCTGGTCAACTCGAGGAAGAATCCTTCCGCAACATGATTGCGGCGGCCGTGGCCGAATTTCCCAATTTCCAAGTGGTCGCCACCACCTTGCGCCACGCCAAAACGGCCACCCTCAATGAATGGAGCGCGCTCCTTTGGCATGCTGGCCAATTCTATGACCCGGTTCGCAAATTCCAGGGCGAAGACGCTCTCGAAATCCTCGATCGCGTGGGCGGAGGCGATAGCTTTGCCAGTGGACTGGCCTACGGTTTCCTGACCTTCAATGATCCCCACCAAGCCGTGAGCTATGGCTGCGTGCACGGCGCGCTCGCCATGACCACCCCGGGCGATACCAGCATGGCCAGCCTCTCCGAGGTGGAAAAGCTGGTCAGCGGCGGGGGCGCTCGGGTCGAGCGATGA
- a CDS encoding sulfatase, which produces MSQFLLQGFLAGYLSLGLMAGDRPNFIIIFNDDQGYQDLGCYGAPEIKTPRIDEMASEGMRFTDFYVPSPVCSSSRAALLTGKYPGRVGIKGVFFPNRGKGGLAPEHVTLAEALQSVGYETAAIGKWHLGHHPEFLPTNQGFGSYFGIPYSNDMHPAVDMAYAENCFFREGQSLATLAEAFAGPLTKGSPPSLKNMVPLMRNLECVEFPADQRTLTERFVDEGIDFISQSVAAERPFFLYLANSMPHTPLFVSKPFQGVSERGLYGDVIEEIDFHTGRLLDHLTKVGAEENTLVVFSSDNGPWLVQKKNGGSALPLFEGKHTSFEGGVRVPAIFRWPGVIPPGAVETEMASTIDLLPTFARLAGAPLPEGGVDGKDIAPLLRGEPGAVTPHDYLFFLQRGQAVRSGPWKYHAVRFYSPLHKNRPTGPALYHLERDLGETTNVLEEHPEVAERLAKALAEHLESLKR; this is translated from the coding sequence ATGAGTCAATTTCTCTTACAAGGTTTTTTAGCGGGCTATCTCAGCCTCGGGCTGATGGCTGGGGACCGCCCGAACTTCATTATTATCTTCAATGACGACCAAGGATACCAGGACTTAGGCTGCTATGGGGCTCCTGAAATCAAGACGCCACGCATTGATGAAATGGCGTCGGAAGGGATGCGTTTCACGGATTTCTATGTTCCCTCGCCCGTGTGCTCCTCCTCCCGCGCGGCCCTTTTGACGGGCAAGTATCCCGGGCGCGTCGGGATCAAAGGGGTCTTCTTCCCGAACCGAGGAAAGGGTGGCCTGGCGCCCGAGCACGTCACCTTGGCCGAGGCCTTGCAATCCGTGGGCTATGAGACGGCCGCCATTGGGAAATGGCATTTAGGCCATCATCCGGAGTTTCTCCCGACCAACCAAGGCTTCGGCTCTTATTTTGGTATTCCTTATAGCAATGACATGCATCCAGCGGTCGACATGGCCTACGCCGAAAACTGTTTTTTCCGGGAAGGGCAGAGCTTGGCCACCTTGGCGGAGGCCTTTGCGGGTCCTCTCACCAAAGGAAGCCCCCCTTCCCTCAAAAACATGGTCCCCCTCATGCGGAATCTGGAGTGCGTGGAGTTTCCGGCCGACCAGCGCACTCTCACCGAACGGTTTGTGGACGAGGGGATCGATTTCATCTCACAGAGCGTGGCCGCAGAGCGCCCCTTCTTTTTGTATTTGGCCAATTCCATGCCGCATACCCCGCTCTTTGTTTCCAAGCCTTTCCAAGGGGTGAGTGAGCGGGGTTTGTATGGCGATGTCATTGAGGAGATCGATTTTCACACGGGCCGGCTGCTCGATCATTTGACGAAGGTGGGCGCGGAGGAGAACACGCTGGTCGTTTTCTCTTCCGACAATGGCCCTTGGCTGGTGCAGAAAAAAAACGGCGGCTCTGCTCTGCCGCTTTTTGAGGGCAAGCATACGTCCTTTGAAGGAGGGGTGCGCGTTCCGGCGATTTTCAGATGGCCGGGCGTGATTCCGCCGGGGGCGGTCGAGACGGAAATGGCTTCGACGATCGACTTGCTGCCGACCTTCGCGCGGCTGGCAGGTGCGCCTTTGCCGGAAGGGGGGGTCGATGGGAAAGACATCGCCCCGCTCTTGCGAGGAGAGCCCGGAGCCGTCACGCCGCATGACTATCTCTTCTTCCTCCAGCGGGGACAAGCCGTCCGCTCTGGCCCTTGGAAATACCACGCCGTTCGCTTCTACAGTCCGCTCCACAAAAATCGCCCGACCGGCCCCGCGCTCTACCACTTAGAGAGAGATTTGGGAGAAACCACCAACGTGCTGGAAGAGCATCCCGAAGTGGCCGAGCGTTTGGCCAAGGCCCTGGCCGAGCATTTGGAGAGCCTGAAAAGGTAG
- a CDS encoding aminotransferase class I/II-fold pyridoxal phosphate-dependent enzyme: MSRLAQRTLRIDASGIRRVFDLARSLKNPINLSIGQPDFDVPDAIKAAAKGAIDSGRNSYTPTQGDAALREQLLAEEQAFTGRRWGQDELLVTSGVSGGLFLALLALVEKGDEILIPDPYFVMYKHLVRLFGGTPVYLDTYRSEFGIDPRQLAAAITPRTKLLLLNSPANPTGRILSRSELEAIAHVCGQHQLLVISDEIYRHFAYTEMVSMAEIYQDTLVLMGHSKAYGMTGWRLGYACGPPEILSAMTMVQQYSFVCAPSVTQAAALACPQVDLTQPIADYRAKRDLMVGILQERFELAPPDGAFYLWAKAPQGQTGTRFVEKAIAHNLLIIPGQVFSEWDTHFRLCYTVPNDKLQEGAELLCRLAET; this comes from the coding sequence ATGAGCCGACTTGCCCAACGCACTCTCCGCATCGACGCCTCCGGCATCCGCCGTGTCTTCGACCTGGCTCGCTCGCTCAAAAACCCCATCAATCTCTCGATTGGCCAGCCGGACTTCGATGTGCCGGATGCCATCAAGGCAGCCGCTAAAGGCGCCATCGACTCAGGTCGCAACAGCTACACGCCCACCCAAGGAGACGCCGCCCTCCGGGAGCAACTGCTAGCCGAAGAACAAGCCTTCACCGGGCGCCGCTGGGGCCAGGACGAGCTCCTCGTGACTTCAGGCGTCAGCGGCGGCCTCTTTCTGGCTCTCCTGGCCCTGGTGGAAAAGGGCGATGAAATCCTCATCCCCGATCCTTACTTTGTGATGTACAAACACCTCGTGCGCCTTTTTGGAGGCACGCCCGTGTATCTAGACACCTACCGGAGTGAATTCGGGATCGACCCCAGGCAACTGGCCGCCGCCATCACGCCTCGGACCAAACTTCTCCTCCTCAACTCGCCCGCCAACCCCACCGGACGCATCCTTTCGCGGAGCGAACTGGAAGCCATCGCCCACGTTTGTGGCCAACATCAGCTCCTAGTGATCAGCGATGAGATCTACCGCCACTTCGCCTACACCGAAATGGTCTCGATGGCGGAAATCTACCAAGACACCCTCGTCCTCATGGGCCACTCCAAGGCCTACGGCATGACCGGCTGGCGCCTGGGCTACGCCTGCGGGCCGCCGGAAATCCTGAGTGCCATGACCATGGTGCAACAATACAGCTTCGTCTGCGCGCCCTCGGTCACCCAAGCGGCCGCGCTCGCCTGCCCCCAGGTCGACCTGACCCAGCCCATCGCCGACTACCGGGCCAAGCGGGACCTCATGGTGGGCATCCTTCAGGAGCGCTTCGAACTCGCTCCCCCGGACGGCGCTTTCTACCTCTGGGCGAAAGCGCCCCAGGGCCAGACCGGCACCCGCTTCGTGGAGAAAGCCATCGCCCACAACCTGCTCATCATACCAGGCCAAGTCTTCAGCGAATGGGACACCCACTTCCGGCTCTGTTACACCGTTCCCAATGACAAACTGCAAGAAGGAGCCGAACTCCTGTGTCGCTTGGCCGAGACATGA